One genomic window of Halogeometricum rufum includes the following:
- a CDS encoding zinc-dependent alcohol dehydrogenase family protein, translating to MRAAVLEEYGEPLSIEDVDAPDAAADGAVVELEACGICRSDWHGWQGDWDWLGLKPPTGQILGHEPAGRVVEVGDDVETVREGDHVAVPFNLGDGTCPQCANGHGNTCENVVPLGFTEVAQGAFAEQVHVPAADYNVVGLPDGVSSTDMAGLGCRFMTSFHALAHRADVEAGDWVAVHGCGGVGLSAIHIADALGGNVVAVDLDDEKLELAEDLGAAATVNAGDVGDVPGEVRDIADDHVGVSVDALGIAETCQNSVGSLGTRGQHVQIGLTTEEEGGTVELPTDAMVMNEIEFLGSLGMPPTKYDEIFRMVASGKLDPSAVVTDRVGLDGVSDQLAAMTDFGTVGIPVVDEF from the coding sequence ATGCGCGCCGCAGTGTTGGAGGAGTACGGCGAACCGCTGAGCATCGAAGACGTAGACGCACCCGACGCCGCCGCCGACGGGGCGGTCGTCGAACTGGAGGCCTGCGGCATCTGCCGGAGCGACTGGCACGGGTGGCAGGGCGACTGGGACTGGTTGGGACTCAAACCGCCGACGGGGCAGATTCTCGGCCACGAACCCGCCGGCCGCGTCGTCGAGGTGGGCGACGACGTGGAGACGGTCCGCGAGGGCGACCACGTCGCCGTCCCGTTCAACCTCGGCGACGGCACCTGTCCGCAGTGCGCCAACGGCCACGGCAACACCTGCGAGAACGTCGTTCCGCTCGGGTTCACCGAAGTGGCACAGGGCGCGTTCGCCGAACAGGTCCACGTTCCGGCGGCCGACTACAACGTCGTCGGCCTGCCGGACGGCGTCTCCTCCACCGATATGGCCGGCCTCGGCTGTCGGTTCATGACCTCCTTCCACGCCCTCGCGCACCGCGCGGACGTCGAGGCGGGCGACTGGGTGGCCGTCCACGGGTGCGGCGGCGTCGGTCTCTCGGCCATCCACATCGCCGACGCCCTCGGCGGCAACGTCGTCGCCGTGGACTTGGACGACGAGAAACTCGAACTCGCCGAGGACCTCGGCGCGGCGGCGACGGTGAACGCCGGCGACGTGGGAGACGTGCCCGGCGAAGTGCGCGACATCGCCGACGACCACGTCGGCGTCTCCGTGGACGCTCTCGGCATCGCCGAGACGTGCCAGAACTCGGTGGGAAGCCTCGGGACGCGCGGACAGCACGTCCAAATCGGCCTGACGACGGAGGAGGAGGGCGGCACCGTCGAACTCCCGACGGACGCGATGGTGATGAACGAGATAGAGTTCCTCGGTTCGCTGGGGATGCCGCCGACGAAGTACGACGAGATATTCCGGATGGTCGCCAGCGGCAAACTCGACCCCAGCGCCGTCGTCACCGACCGCGTGGGCCTCGACGGCGTCTCCGACCAACTCGCCGCGATGACCGACTTCGGGACGGTCGGTATCCCCGTCGTCGACGAGTTCTGA
- a CDS encoding NAD-dependent epimerase/dehydratase family protein: MNEQDIEEKTVVVTGGAGFIGSRIADALVDDNEVRVLDDLSTGAADNLPDGVELVEGDVRDEAVVREAVEGADLVFHEAAEVSVTRSIEQPQRSNDVNLGGTLNVLEAARDADARVVFASSCAVYGVPDGVPISEDAPARPRSPYAIDKYAAESYVRAYHDLYGLETVALRYFNVYGPGQTAGQYSGVISIFVDQARRGDPLTVEGDGTQTRDFVYVDDVVRANLAAATTDAVGEAFNVGTGSETTIRELAETVRSVTGSDSDIVHEDARSGDVPASLADLRRAREALGYEPTVTLETGLRRVVEVDD; encoded by the coding sequence ATGAACGAACAAGACATCGAGGAGAAGACGGTCGTCGTCACCGGCGGCGCGGGGTTCATCGGGAGTCGCATCGCCGACGCACTCGTCGACGACAACGAGGTACGCGTCCTCGACGACCTCTCGACGGGCGCGGCGGACAACCTCCCCGACGGCGTCGAACTGGTCGAGGGCGACGTCCGAGACGAGGCCGTCGTCCGGGAGGCGGTCGAAGGGGCCGACCTGGTGTTCCACGAGGCGGCGGAGGTGAGCGTCACGCGGAGCATCGAACAACCGCAACGGAGCAACGACGTGAACCTCGGCGGGACGCTGAACGTCCTCGAAGCGGCCCGCGACGCCGACGCCCGCGTCGTGTTCGCCTCCAGTTGCGCGGTCTACGGCGTCCCCGACGGGGTGCCGATAAGCGAGGACGCACCGGCCCGTCCCCGGTCGCCGTACGCCATCGACAAGTACGCCGCCGAGTCGTACGTCCGGGCGTACCACGACCTCTACGGACTGGAGACGGTCGCCCTCCGGTACTTCAACGTCTACGGGCCCGGGCAGACCGCGGGCCAGTACAGCGGCGTCATCAGCATCTTCGTGGACCAGGCGCGTCGCGGCGACCCCCTCACCGTCGAGGGCGACGGGACGCAGACGCGGGACTTCGTCTACGTCGACGACGTGGTCCGCGCGAACCTCGCGGCGGCCACCACGGACGCCGTCGGCGAGGCGTTCAACGTCGGCACCGGGTCGGAGACGACCATCCGCGAGTTGGCCGAGACGGTTCGGAGCGTCACCGGGAGCGACAGCGACATCGTCCACGAGGACGCTCGCTCCGGCGACGTGCCCGCGAGTCTCGCGGACCTGCGTCGGGCGCGCGAGGCCCTCGGCTACGAACCGACGGTGACGCTAGAGACGGGACTGCGGCGCGTCGTCGAAGTGGACGACTAG
- a CDS encoding DUF7563 family protein, producing MPTCEHCDTHVSDRFVRVFADDSGTVRACPNCSANAGIAEVMRSRARGV from the coding sequence ATGCCGACGTGTGAACACTGCGATACGCACGTCTCCGACCGGTTCGTGCGCGTCTTCGCCGACGACTCGGGGACGGTGCGCGCCTGCCCGAACTGCTCGGCCAACGCGGGTATCGCGGAAGTGATGCGAAGTCGGGCGCGAGGCGTCTGA
- a CDS encoding glycosyltransferase family 2 protein: MTRTSSTDDPLVTVIITTYNRPEYLRSAVQTVSEQRYAPIELVVVDDCSEVPASDVLADAAPDVRDFEIVRHDENRGANAARNTGVEAATGTYIAFLDDDDRWAPEKLAKQVARFRDADDDVGLVYVGRKGILNGSVHDVVVPDDSSGDVTKEVLCQNVVGTQSAVMVRTDLAKETPFDERFKRWADLEWYVALSTKCDFAAVGEPLVIYEHDAHNRISDDYDNLLQSYSLFVEKYRGLAAEYGPLFERKMLGWAAYRVGSASLSGGSYDVARRFFLKAVQHYPLEPKFHLYAAVTLGGRATHRLAQAANRLVARTPVIE, encoded by the coding sequence ATGACTCGAACCTCCTCGACGGACGACCCGCTGGTCACGGTGATCATCACGACGTACAACCGCCCGGAGTACCTGCGGTCGGCGGTACAGACCGTGTCCGAGCAGCGGTACGCGCCCATCGAACTCGTCGTCGTCGACGACTGCTCGGAGGTGCCCGCGAGCGACGTCCTCGCCGACGCCGCGCCCGACGTGCGCGACTTCGAGATAGTCCGTCACGACGAGAACCGCGGCGCGAACGCCGCGCGGAACACGGGCGTCGAGGCGGCGACGGGCACGTACATCGCCTTCCTCGACGACGACGACCGGTGGGCGCCGGAGAAACTCGCGAAACAGGTCGCGCGGTTCCGCGACGCCGACGACGACGTCGGACTCGTCTACGTCGGCCGGAAAGGGATACTGAACGGCAGCGTCCACGACGTCGTCGTTCCCGACGACAGCAGCGGCGACGTCACGAAGGAGGTGCTCTGTCAGAACGTCGTCGGGACGCAGTCGGCGGTGATGGTCCGCACGGACCTCGCCAAGGAGACGCCCTTCGACGAACGGTTCAAGCGGTGGGCCGACCTGGAGTGGTACGTCGCCCTCTCGACGAAGTGCGACTTCGCGGCCGTCGGCGAACCCCTCGTCATCTACGAACACGACGCGCACAACCGCATCTCCGACGACTACGACAACCTCCTCCAGAGTTACAGTCTGTTCGTCGAGAAGTACCGCGGGCTGGCCGCCGAGTACGGACCGTTGTTCGAGCGCAAGATGCTGGGGTGGGCGGCGTACCGGGTCGGGTCCGCGTCGCTCAGCGGCGGAAGCTACGACGTCGCGCGCCGGTTCTTCCTCAAGGCGGTGCAGCACTACCCGCTGGAGCCGAAGTTCCACCTGTACGCCGCGGTGACGCTGGGCGGGCGGGCGACGCACCGCCTCGCACAGGCCGCGAACCGACTCGTCGCTCGAACGCCCGTCATCGAGTAG
- a CDS encoding glycosyl hydrolase family 28-related protein, with protein sequence MTDREISRREALAAIVAAVVGAIALAISLLAPPDRKPPGPQTPTETPAAPETGQPTTTEVPPGEDIRDYGATVDGTTDDTAAILRAVEAASPGGTVYLPAGDILVSGFESDGKAIQLDASNADLTITGAGAGDGGTTLNFAGGHEGVHGAIDIRTDRGESIGTVRLEKFAVVGNKSEQGQNPGIGIHTEANGEFVMRDCRVSSWRNAGLKLSGAMKADVQYCSFDNNGLRSNGGHDISPNQAWEPTETLVKHVLCTNSGGVSIDVGQDNDAQLQTVLIDRCVLKDSRGSLKLSTENKSTTVRNTQMLGNENTTIPVKVNPTDVSIDDLALDNVLIDGGGWPGIDLPCPGRLRLDDVAIKNIDQDNVERGRDRGGIYTRGIGFGSSGRVSLHNIGRNNDSIVLNIEGGAGVIGEVVYGNAEELGTTQGVEIAQSRQGEPLDPDVVHESEVGPQTDAN encoded by the coding sequence ATGACCGACCGGGAGATATCTCGTCGCGAAGCCCTCGCAGCCATCGTCGCGGCTGTCGTCGGTGCTATCGCTCTCGCCATCTCTTTGCTCGCCCCGCCCGACCGGAAGCCCCCCGGTCCCCAGACGCCGACGGAGACGCCGGCGGCGCCGGAGACCGGACAGCCGACGACGACCGAGGTTCCGCCGGGTGAGGATATCCGCGACTACGGAGCCACGGTCGACGGCACGACCGACGACACCGCGGCGATACTGCGGGCAGTCGAGGCGGCCTCTCCCGGCGGCACGGTGTATCTCCCGGCGGGCGATATCCTCGTTAGCGGGTTCGAGAGCGACGGGAAAGCCATCCAACTCGACGCGAGCAACGCGGACCTGACTATCACCGGTGCCGGCGCGGGCGACGGTGGAACGACGCTCAACTTCGCCGGCGGTCACGAGGGCGTTCACGGGGCGATCGACATTCGGACCGACCGCGGCGAGAGCATCGGCACTGTTCGACTCGAGAAGTTCGCCGTCGTCGGGAACAAGTCCGAGCAGGGACAGAACCCCGGCATCGGCATCCACACCGAGGCCAACGGGGAGTTCGTCATGCGCGACTGCCGCGTCTCTTCGTGGCGGAACGCCGGGCTGAAACTGTCCGGGGCGATGAAGGCGGACGTTCAGTACTGCTCCTTCGACAACAACGGCCTCCGATCGAACGGCGGCCACGACATCTCGCCGAATCAGGCGTGGGAGCCGACGGAGACGCTCGTCAAACACGTGCTCTGCACTAACTCCGGCGGCGTCTCCATCGACGTCGGACAGGACAACGACGCCCAACTGCAGACCGTCCTCATCGACAGATGTGTGCTGAAGGACAGTCGCGGGTCGCTCAAACTCTCCACCGAGAACAAGTCCACGACGGTGAGAAACACGCAGATGCTCGGGAACGAGAACACGACGATTCCGGTCAAAGTGAACCCGACGGACGTGAGTATCGACGACCTCGCTCTCGACAACGTCCTCATCGACGGCGGCGGGTGGCCGGGGATCGACCTCCCGTGTCCCGGTCGTCTCCGCCTCGACGACGTCGCCATCAAGAACATCGATCAGGACAACGTCGAACGCGGGCGAGACAGGGGAGGAATATACACCCGGGGCATCGGATTCGGGTCCTCGGGGCGCGTTTCGCTCCACAACATCGGCCGGAACAACGACAGTATCGTTCTCAACATCGAGGGAGGGGCGGGCGTCATCGGCGAGGTTGTCTACGGCAACGCGGAGGAGCTCGGGACCACCCAGGGCGTCGAGATAGCGCAGAGCCGACAGGGCGAACCGCTCGACCCCGACGTCGTCCACGAGAGCGAAGTCGGCCCGCAGACCGACGCGAACTGA
- a CDS encoding NAD(P)-dependent alcohol dehydrogenase, giving the protein MHVVELTEPGVFEHRERDRPDPAADEVLVEVRHVGICGSDVHYYEHGRIGDYVVEDPLILGHESAGEVVAVGDEVTGLDAGDEVALEPGIPCGECARCRSGEYNLCPDVEFMATPPDDGAFAEYVAWDADFAHRLPESVSTRAGALCEPLSVALHATRRAEIGLGDAVLVTGAGPIGMLVSEAVRAAGAGSVLVSDVVPEKLERAEAYGATATVNPAEESLSAAVADFTDGEGVDAVIEASGAPPAVASTVDVVRRGGTVLCIGLSAEDEIPIETNEIVDKELDFRGSFRFRNTYADAVSLLERGAVDVEKIIDFEMPMADLTAAFERAREPDVVKGMVTVRE; this is encoded by the coding sequence ATGCACGTCGTCGAACTCACCGAACCCGGCGTCTTCGAGCACCGAGAACGGGACCGCCCGGACCCTGCGGCCGACGAGGTTCTCGTCGAAGTCCGGCACGTCGGCATCTGCGGGTCGGACGTCCACTACTACGAACACGGCCGCATCGGCGACTACGTGGTCGAAGACCCGCTGATTCTCGGCCACGAGAGCGCGGGCGAAGTCGTCGCCGTCGGCGACGAGGTGACTGGTCTCGACGCCGGCGACGAGGTGGCCCTCGAACCGGGCATCCCGTGCGGCGAGTGCGCGCGGTGTCGGTCGGGCGAGTACAACCTCTGTCCCGACGTGGAGTTCATGGCGACGCCGCCGGACGACGGCGCGTTCGCCGAGTACGTCGCGTGGGACGCCGACTTCGCCCACCGCCTCCCCGAGAGCGTCTCGACGCGCGCGGGTGCGCTCTGCGAACCGCTGAGCGTCGCCCTCCACGCGACGCGGCGGGCCGAAATCGGCCTCGGCGACGCCGTCCTCGTCACCGGCGCGGGCCCCATCGGGATGCTGGTCAGCGAGGCGGTCCGGGCCGCGGGCGCGGGGTCGGTCCTCGTCTCCGACGTGGTCCCGGAGAAACTCGAACGCGCCGAGGCGTACGGCGCGACGGCGACGGTGAACCCCGCGGAGGAGTCGCTCTCGGCGGCCGTCGCAGACTTCACCGACGGCGAGGGGGTGGACGCGGTGATAGAGGCGTCCGGCGCGCCGCCCGCCGTCGCGTCGACGGTGGACGTCGTCCGACGCGGCGGCACCGTCCTCTGCATCGGCCTCTCGGCCGAGGACGAGATACCCATCGAGACGAACGAAATCGTCGACAAGGAACTCGACTTCCGCGGGTCGTTCCGCTTCCGCAACACGTACGCGGACGCCGTCTCCCTCCTCGAACGCGGCGCCGTCGACGTCGAGAAGATAATCGACTTCGAGATGCCGATGGCGGACCTCACCGCGGCGTTCGAACGCGCCCGCGAACCCGACGTCGTGAAGGGGATGGTGACAGTCCGCGAGTAA
- the msrA gene encoding peptide-methionine (S)-S-oxide reductase MsrA produces the protein MTDTELATLGGGCFWCIEAPMKELVGVESVTSGYAGGHVENPTYEQVCEGTTGHAEVVQVAFDPDRITFEELLEVFFAIHDPTTEDRQGPDVGSQYRSAVFYHSEEQRETVERLVAEMNESGVYDDDIVTEVAPLDTFYEAEEYHQDYYEKNPDKPYCAVQIPPKLEKVREKFAGKVRGVN, from the coding sequence ATGACCGACACGGAACTGGCGACGCTCGGCGGTGGCTGTTTCTGGTGCATCGAGGCCCCGATGAAGGAACTCGTCGGCGTCGAGTCCGTCACTTCGGGCTACGCGGGCGGACACGTCGAGAACCCGACGTACGAACAGGTCTGCGAGGGGACGACCGGTCACGCCGAAGTCGTCCAGGTGGCGTTCGACCCCGACCGCATCACCTTCGAGGAACTGCTGGAGGTGTTCTTCGCCATCCACGACCCGACGACCGAGGACCGACAGGGGCCGGACGTTGGGTCGCAGTACCGCTCTGCGGTGTTCTACCACTCCGAGGAGCAACGCGAGACGGTGGAACGACTCGTCGCGGAGATGAACGAGTCCGGCGTCTACGACGACGACATCGTCACGGAAGTCGCCCCCCTCGACACGTTCTACGAGGCGGAGGAGTACCACCAGGACTACTACGAGAAGAACCCCGACAAGCCCTACTGCGCGGTGCAGATTCCGCCGAAGCTGGAGAAGGTCCGCGAGAAGTTCGCGGGGAAGGTCCGCGGCGTCAACTAG
- a CDS encoding aminotransferase class V-fold PLP-dependent enzyme yields the protein MDPTDLREAVPAFEDVRYMNTGASGPSPRPVVEAAQAFLARHEYDAASEEGPYPLAFDTYEEVRATVADFLGAAETEIALTQSTSDGINRVATALEWEPGDAIVRTDLEHPAGVLPWSRLERRGCEVRVVPTEDGRIDREAYREAVQDAKLVCFSAITWNYGTFLPVEELVEEAHDAGAFVLVDAVQVPGHSPLDVTEWGADAVAAAGHKWLLGTWGGGFLYVEESVADDLEPAAIGYRSVEDPGAADYALKRGAPRFEIGTTNLAPYVALQTAIETIESVGMDVVESHVLRLAARLADRVPDERLLSPADPETGLVTIRVDDPEETVETLKEEYGVVVRPIPSLDGSIRASLHVVNTAADVDRLVEGLEETGW from the coding sequence ATGGACCCGACCGATCTCAGGGAGGCAGTCCCGGCGTTCGAGGACGTGCGCTACATGAACACGGGCGCGAGTGGGCCGAGTCCCCGCCCCGTCGTGGAGGCCGCACAGGCGTTTCTGGCGCGTCACGAGTACGACGCCGCGAGCGAGGAGGGACCGTATCCGCTCGCGTTCGACACGTACGAGGAGGTCCGAGCGACCGTCGCCGACTTCCTCGGCGCGGCGGAGACGGAGATAGCGCTGACCCAGAGCACGTCCGACGGTATCAACCGCGTCGCGACGGCGTTGGAGTGGGAACCGGGCGACGCAATCGTCCGGACGGACCTCGAACACCCCGCGGGCGTCCTCCCGTGGTCGCGCCTCGAACGCCGGGGCTGTGAGGTCCGCGTCGTCCCGACGGAGGACGGCCGAATCGACCGCGAGGCGTACCGCGAGGCGGTGCAGGACGCGAAACTCGTCTGCTTCAGCGCCATCACGTGGAACTACGGCACGTTCCTCCCCGTCGAGGAACTGGTCGAGGAGGCCCACGACGCGGGCGCGTTCGTCCTCGTGGACGCCGTGCAGGTGCCCGGCCACTCCCCGTTGGACGTGACCGAGTGGGGCGCGGACGCCGTCGCCGCCGCCGGGCACAAGTGGCTCCTCGGCACGTGGGGCGGCGGGTTCCTCTACGTCGAGGAGTCGGTCGCCGACGACCTCGAACCCGCGGCCATCGGCTACCGGAGCGTCGAGGACCCCGGCGCGGCCGACTACGCACTCAAGCGGGGTGCGCCGCGGTTCGAAATCGGGACGACGAACCTCGCGCCGTACGTCGCCCTCCAGACGGCCATCGAGACCATCGAGTCGGTCGGGATGGACGTCGTGGAGTCGCACGTCCTCCGTCTGGCGGCGCGACTCGCGGACCGCGTCCCGGACGAGAGGCTACTCAGCCCCGCGGACCCGGAGACGGGCCTCGTGACGATTCGCGTCGACGACCCCGAGGAGACGGTCGAGACGCTGAAGGAGGAGTACGGCGTCGTCGTCCGCCCGATACCGTCGCTCGACGGGTCGATTCGCGCGTCGCTCCACGTCGTCAACACCGCCGCGGACGTGGACCGTCTGGTCGAGGGGTTGGAGGAGACGGGCTGGTAA
- a CDS encoding Gfo/Idh/MocA family protein — protein sequence MTYDVAVVGTGPDPEEPDTDGYAMGYRHASAYDRLDDCRLAACVDIVRPNAEAFAEAWGLGEDAVYEDVGQMLAEVRPDVVSVTVPPSVHADVVVQCAESDSVQAIHCEKPMAKTWGDAKRMAKACEEAGVRLTFNHQRRFGKPFREAKRLLDDGAIGSLERVELGGPNLFDFGTHLFDLCGHYVDQSPPEWMLCGIDYSEENVQFGAHNENNAVAQWGYENGVVGVASTGDYSVLPAQIRLVGDDGMIDVCVDDGPPLRYRNGSTNGWTEGDTGGDGAHGPNTSRPQAAAQKVASRLPFVSADRFRSTTYVERAIEDVVSALREDRTSELAAENALQSTELIFAAWESARRRERVVLPLDADGNALEEMVESDELLASPDA from the coding sequence ATGACGTACGACGTCGCCGTCGTCGGGACCGGTCCCGACCCGGAGGAACCGGACACCGACGGCTACGCGATGGGGTATCGACACGCTTCGGCGTACGACCGACTCGACGACTGCCGACTCGCCGCCTGCGTCGACATCGTCCGACCGAACGCGGAGGCGTTCGCCGAGGCGTGGGGTCTCGGGGAGGACGCCGTCTACGAGGACGTGGGGCAGATGCTCGCGGAGGTGCGGCCTGACGTGGTGAGCGTCACGGTGCCGCCGTCGGTACACGCCGACGTGGTCGTGCAGTGCGCCGAGAGCGACTCCGTGCAGGCGATTCACTGCGAGAAGCCGATGGCGAAGACGTGGGGCGACGCCAAGCGGATGGCGAAGGCCTGCGAGGAGGCCGGCGTCCGACTCACGTTCAACCACCAGCGACGGTTCGGCAAGCCGTTCCGCGAGGCGAAGCGACTGCTCGACGACGGCGCTATCGGGTCGCTGGAACGCGTCGAACTCGGCGGCCCGAACCTCTTCGACTTCGGGACGCACCTGTTCGACCTCTGCGGCCACTACGTCGACCAGTCGCCGCCGGAGTGGATGCTCTGCGGCATCGACTACAGCGAGGAGAACGTCCAGTTCGGCGCGCACAACGAGAACAACGCCGTCGCGCAGTGGGGCTACGAGAACGGCGTCGTCGGCGTCGCCTCCACCGGCGACTACAGCGTCCTCCCCGCGCAGATTCGCCTCGTCGGCGACGACGGGATGATAGACGTCTGCGTCGACGACGGCCCACCGCTCCGGTACCGGAACGGGTCGACGAACGGGTGGACCGAGGGCGACACCGGCGGCGACGGCGCGCACGGCCCGAACACGTCGCGCCCGCAGGCCGCGGCGCAGAAGGTCGCTTCGCGCCTCCCGTTCGTCTCCGCCGACCGCTTCCGTTCGACGACGTACGTCGAACGCGCCATCGAGGACGTGGTCTCGGCGCTCAGAGAGGACCGCACCTCCGAGTTGGCCGCCGAGAACGCCCTCCAGTCGACGGAACTCATCTTCGCCGCGTGGGAGTCCGCGCGGCGGCGGGAACGCGTCGTCCTCCCCCTCGACGCCGACGGGAACGCCCTCGAGGAGATGGTCGAGTCGGACGAACTGCTCGCGTCGCCCGACGCCTGA
- a CDS encoding carbohydrate-binding domain-containing protein — MSANTPDDDRTDDGGLGETIKNLFSGDSAESTPRPASDAETETDADVPSDRVEIGRRSYLKMVGVAATTASASVAGCTGSANDVARVQPMSAFGYGGAAVLQQSSSLDLSVSESEPNDTQATAMALDLGATVSGTLTESEVDWYAVDATSGRELVVDFDRAVKTGVTAVIVYDTEGDWSNLRYLGASGAVTVRSPVEESGTHYVQVVNVQDGSGDYTLAVSQSDDGVTTETATPTETATPTETATPTPTATETPTPTATETATPTATETETATPTPTETATPTPTPTDGQSPFGGQARTIPGQIQAQHYDDGGDGVAYFDTTSDAKGGDFRTDEAVDIESTGDSSGTYNVGWMQQDEWLEYTVDVTAGSYDIDLRVASPEGGNRFRVLLGWDELGVVEVPNTGGWQSWTTVTLEDVTLSGGAGQVLRVEVLDGDVNLNWLEFTSNQPTVTETATPTPTETTTETPTATPTPTPTPTSDDDNYGVQGYGELGYGGVEN; from the coding sequence ATGAGTGCGAACACCCCCGACGACGACCGGACCGACGACGGCGGTCTCGGTGAGACTATCAAGAACCTGTTCTCCGGCGACTCAGCGGAGTCGACGCCGCGACCCGCGTCCGACGCCGAGACAGAGACCGATGCCGACGTGCCGTCCGACCGCGTCGAAATCGGCCGGCGGTCGTATCTGAAGATGGTCGGCGTCGCCGCGACGACGGCGTCGGCGTCGGTCGCCGGGTGTACCGGGTCGGCGAACGACGTCGCCCGCGTCCAGCCGATGTCGGCGTTCGGGTACGGCGGCGCGGCCGTCCTCCAGCAGAGTTCGTCGCTCGACCTCTCGGTCAGCGAGTCCGAACCGAACGACACGCAGGCGACCGCGATGGCCCTCGACCTCGGGGCCACCGTCTCCGGGACGCTCACGGAGTCCGAAGTCGACTGGTACGCCGTCGACGCGACCAGCGGACGTGAACTCGTCGTCGACTTCGACCGAGCGGTGAAGACGGGCGTGACGGCGGTCATCGTCTACGACACGGAGGGCGACTGGAGCAACCTCCGGTATCTCGGTGCCTCGGGCGCGGTGACGGTCCGAAGCCCCGTCGAGGAGTCGGGGACGCACTACGTGCAGGTCGTCAACGTGCAGGACGGCAGCGGCGACTACACGCTGGCCGTCTCGCAGAGCGACGACGGCGTGACGACGGAGACGGCGACGCCGACGGAGACGGCGACGCCGACGGAGACGGCGACGCCGACGCCGACGGCCACGGAGACGCCGACGCCGACGGCCACGGAGACGGCAACGCCGACGGCCACGGAGACGGAGACGGCGACGCCAACGCCGACGGAGACGGCGACGCCGACGCCCACGCCCACGGACGGACAGTCGCCGTTCGGCGGGCAGGCGCGGACGATTCCCGGGCAGATTCAGGCCCAACACTACGACGACGGCGGCGACGGCGTCGCCTACTTCGACACGACCAGCGACGCGAAGGGCGGCGACTTCCGGACCGACGAGGCCGTGGACATCGAGAGCACGGGCGACTCCTCGGGCACCTACAACGTCGGCTGGATGCAGCAAGACGAGTGGCTGGAGTACACCGTGGACGTGACGGCCGGGTCGTACGACATCGACCTCCGCGTCGCCTCGCCCGAGGGCGGCAACCGGTTCCGCGTGCTGCTGGGGTGGGACGAACTCGGCGTCGTCGAAGTGCCGAACACGGGCGGATGGCAGTCGTGGACGACGGTGACGCTGGAGGACGTGACCCTGTCCGGCGGCGCGGGACAGGTCCTGCGCGTCGAAGTCCTCGACGGCGACGTCAACCTCAACTGGCTGGAGTTCACGAGCAACCAGCCGACCGTCACGGAGACGGCGACGCCGACGCCCACGGAGACGACGACGGAGACGCCCACCGCGACGCCGACGCCGACTCCCACGCCCACGTCCGACGACGACAACTACGGCGTTCAGGGCTACGGCGAACTGGGGTACGGCGGCGTCGAGAACTAG